ATACATTTGCGGTATGGATTTTAACAAAGATACGGCAAAAAAAACAGCTGAACTTCTTTTACAAATAAAAGCTATAAAATTGAGTCCACAGACTCCATTTACTTGGGCTTCAGGTTGGAAATCTCCTATTTATTGTGATAATAGGATTACCTTATCATACCCTCCAGTAAGAAACTTTTTAAAAGAAGAGATTGCTAAATTAGTAGAAGAAAAACACGGAAAACCTGATGTAATAGCAGGTGTTGCCACAGGAGCTATTGCAATTGGTATATTAGTTGCACAAGAACTAGGGGTTCCTTTCGTATATGTTCGACCAGAGCCAAAAAAACATGGTAGAAAAAACCAAATTGAAGGGCATATTGAAAGCGGACAAAATGTAGTAGTAATTGAAGATTTAATTAGTACTGGGAAAAGTAGTTTAAACGCTGTTCAAGCTTTAAAAGAAGCAGACGTTAATGTTAAAGGGATGGTTGCTATCTTCTCTTATGGTTTCGATTTAGCTACTGAAAACTTTAAAGAGAAAAACGTAGAGCTAACTACCTTAAGTAACTATGAGTACCTATTAGAACAAGCTTTAGATAGCCAATACATTACATCAGAAGAATTAAGAATGCTTGAAGACTGGAGAGTATCTCCAAGTACTTGGAAGCAAAACGAAGAATTATAAAAAAACAACATATATGAATATAGAAGGAAATACTATAACTGTACAAAAATCATCAAAAGAGTTATTTGAGTTTTTTTCAAAGCTTGATAACTTTGAACAGTTAATGCCAGAAAACACTCAAAAATTTGAGGTAGATGGAGATAGCTTTATTTTTGGCTTGAAAGGAATGCCAGAAATACGTTTAGTTATGAAAGAAAAAACAGAGTTTTCTAATATTACATTAGGTGCTGCGAGTAGTAAATTACCTTTTACTTTAGCTGCTGATATTAATGAAGTTTCAGAAAATGAAAGTAAGGTTACCTTAAAATTCAATGGAGATTTTAATCCAATGATGGCAATGATGGTAAAAAAACCATTATCAAAATTTATAGAGACCTTAACTGAAAATATAGAAAAAATTTAAGCGAATGAAACCTCTTTGAGGTCGAATTCTTTTAAAGTTTCATCTTCTAATTCTAATTGGAGTTTCCCTTCTTGAGAGACTCCAATTATTTTTCCCATAAATAATTTACCCTCCATTGTTTTAAACATACTCGGAATATTTTTTTTGTAAAGATTATTGAGATATCTAGTTTCCAAAATATCTTCTTCCTTTTTGTTTAATAACTTTATATTTGATTGCAATCTTTCCAAGATTAACTGAAACACCTTTTCTTTTGATATTTCTTGTCCTATAATATTTCTTATGGAAGTTGCATTAGGTAACTCTTCAGTAAAAAAATCTTGATTAACATTTAATCCAATTCCAATTATCGAAGACACAATGAGGTTTCTACTAAGTGAATTTTCAATTAAAATTCCACCTATTTTTTTATTCCCTGACATTATGTCGTTAGGCCATTTAATTGTCAATCTATTTATTCCTAAACTTTTAACCGCTTCAAAAACACTTAATGCCACGGCAAAACTCAAATATCTATGCTGCTCAAACAACAGCGACTCAAACCTAACAAAAGTACTAAAAGTCAGGTTTTTACCCTCTTCTGAAACCCATTTACTATTCATTTGCCCCCTTCCCTTTGTTTGACGCTCAGCAACAACTGTTGTAAAATTGTCAATGACACTATTCTCTGCCATTTCTTTTAAAAAAGAATTGGTAGAATCAATGGCACTAAGTTTGATTATTTTCATGTACGTTTTGTGGTAAAAACAAGTATCAATATTACATAAATTACTCGCAAAAAAATAATAACTTTGCTAAAACTTAATTTTTTTTAATGACAAAAAAACAAGCAACTGCAGATGAATTAATATCTGTTATAATTAAAGGGATTGATGATGTAAAGGGTGAGGACATCCAATTATTAGATTTAAGAGAAATAGACAATACCGTTTGTGATTACTTTATCGTTTGTTCAGGTAATTCAAACACTCAAATAAATGCCATATCTGGCTCTGTACAAAAAATTGTAAGTAAAGAACTTAAAGACAAACCTTGGCATGTCGAAGGAACGGCAAATGCTGAATGGGTTTTAATGGATTATGTGAATGTAGTAGTTCATATTTTTCAAAAACAAGTTCGTGAATATTACGATATAGAAAGCTTATGGGGCGATGCAAAAATCACTCAAATAAACCCAGCGTAATTGCTATTTAATTCATATTCAATTTATGAGCGATAAGAAAAAAAATACACCTAAATTTTCATTCAATTCATTTTGGATATACATTCCTATTTTTGTTATTCTTTTGGGATTAAGCTTTTTTAATTCTGGAAGTTTAGCATCAAGAGATATATCTAAAAATAAGTTTGAAGAAATCTTAAAAGCGAATGACATTAAGAAGATCATTGTGGAGAATAACAATGTTGCTAAAATCTTCTTAAAGGATGAAGCTGAGAAAAAAGAAGAACACAAACAATTAACAGAATCTCCTTTTTACAGAAAAGGCACACCTTTGTATACGTATAACTTCGGTGATTTACAAAACTTCGAAAATCAGATAGATAAAGAAAAGGAAAAGTTAAATTTAGATTTCGACAAGTCTAACATTGAAAAAACCAGTCTTCTTGAAAATATCTTTAACTTTTTACCTTTTATCTTACTAATCGTTATTTGGCTATTCTTTATGAGAAGAATGTCTGGAGCTGGTGGATCTGGTGGTGCAGGTGGACAAATTTTTAACATTGGTAAATCAAAAGCAAAACTTTTTGATCAAGACACTTTGGTTAAAACTACTTTTAAAAATGTAGCTGGTTTAGAAGGAGCTAAAGAAGAAGTTCAGGAAATTGTAGATTTCCTAAAAAGCCCTGAAAAATATACCAAGTTAGGTGGTAAAATACCTAAAGGAGCCTTATTAGTAGGACCTCCAGGAACAGGTAAAACTTTATTAGCTAAAGCAGTTGCAGGTGAAGCGGGAGTTCCTTTCTTTTCTTTGTCTGGATCTGATTTTGTTGAAATGTTCGTTGGGGTTGGAGCATCTCGTGTAAGAGATTTATTCAAACAAGCGCAACAAAAGTCACCATCTATCATTTTCATTGATGAAATTGATGCTATAGGACGTGCTCGAGGAAAAAACAGTATGACTGGTGGTAATGATGAACGTGAAAACACATTAAACCAGTTATTAACTGAAATGGATGGTTTTGGTACAGATACTAACGTAATTGTATTAGCAGCTACCAACCGTGCAGATATTTTAGATAAGGCTTTAATGAGAGCAGGTCGTTTTGATCGTCAAATCTATGTTGACTTACCAGATTTGCACGAGAGAAGAGAGATTTTCGAAGTGCATATTAAACCATTAAAGTTGGCAGACAATGTAAATATAGAGTTCTTAGCACAACAAACCCCAGGGTTTTCTGGAGCTGACATTGCCAACATGTGTAACGAAGCTGCGCTTATTGCCGCTAGAAACAACAAAGAAGCTATTCAACATCAAGACTTTTTAGATGCTGTAGACAGAATAGTGGGAGGTTTAGAAAAGAAGAATAAAGTAATTACTCCTCGCGAGAAAAAGGTTATTGCATTTCACGAAGCAGGGCACGCAACTGTTAGCTGGATGCTTGAGCATGCCGCACCTTTAGTGAAGGTAACTATTGTTCCTCGTGGACAATCTTTAGGAGCTGCTTGGTATTTACCTGAAGAGCGTAAAATTGTTCAAACAGAACAAATGCTTGACGAAATGTGTGCTACTATGGGAGGTCGTGCTGCTGAAAAATTAATTTTTGATAAAATTTCTACTGGAGCTTTAAGCGACTTAGAAAAAGTTACAAAGCAAGCACGAGCTATGGTTACCGTATATGGACTGAATGATAAAGTAGGAAATATTACTTATTATGATTCTGCTGGTAATGACTCGTTTGTCAAGCCTTATAGTGATTCAACTGCAAAGACTATTGACGAAGAAATTTCTAAGATTATCGAAGGTCAATATGAACGTGCTATTGAAATTTTAAAAGAGCATCAAGACAAATTATCTGAATTAGCTGATATTTTATTAGAAAAAGAAGTTATATTTAAAGACGATTTAGTTAAGATATTCGGAACTAGACCTTTCGATCAAGAAAAAGAAAACGAAGTTGTAAACCCTAATACCGAAGAATAGCTTACGTTTTAATGAATTTTTTTAAAAAATTATTTAAATCATATCAAGATTCATCTAGAGACAAGGAAATAAAAGAACAACATGTTAAACTTGCTCTAGATGATTCTTTTGTTCATCATTTTATTAATAAAGGTGGTAAATTTTTGTACTGCACTTCTTTTAATGAAGTCATTGCCAACTTTAAACACATCCTTCAAGAGAATAATTGGAAAAAAATTTCTTGTTCTGATGTTGATTTATTGAAAATTGCAAAGCAAGTAGACGTAAATACATTTGAAAAAAACGATACTAAAATACCTTACTTTACTACTTGTGAACACCTCATAGCTAATAAAGGTGATATTCTTTTTTCTTCAAATCAACTTGGTAGCAATAAACTATCTAGCTTAACAGATCATTTTATCGTTTATGCAACCACAAGTCAGCTTGTTAAAAATACTGGAGAAGGATTAACAGGTATAAAAACTAATTACAAAGGCAACATTCCTACTAACATTAGTTCTATAACAAATTATGTTAAAGAAAATGTAGAAGAGGATAACTTTTTGAATTATGGCAACAGTAATTCAAAAAACTTATATTTGCTGCTCTTTGAAGATTTATAATATGCGAGATCTTTTAACAAGAAGTGTTTCGGCACTTATCTATGCTGCTGTTTTTATAACAGCAATTTTCTTTTCAAAAGAAAGCTATTTAGCAATAATTGGTATTTTCTCTTTGATAAGTTTATGGGAATTTTCAAAAATAATTCAATCTAAAAATTATATATCATTTATAATATTAGCCGTGTTATCAACAATAACTGTCTATGTTTTAGATAAAGAATACCCAGCAATACTATTAGCTTTCTCTTTATTTTGTTTAGCAATATTACTGTACTATCTTTTTTCTTTAAAAAAAATACATTACTCAAATACACAACAGAAAATCTTTCTGAAGTATATATATATTGTACTTCCTTTCTTTTATTTAGCAAAACTTCCTTTTATCAATTCTGAATACACTCCTAGTATCATTCTTTACATCATACTACTCATATGGACCAATGATAGTTTTGCTTATTTAGTTGGAAAAAACTTTGGTAAACATAAACTTTTTGAAAAGGTATCACCCAAAAAAACAATTGAAGGTTTTTTAGGAGGACTTTTATTTGCCATTTTAGCGGGCTTTATCATTGCCAAAAATTCAATAATATTTTCCGTTGCCGATTGGATTATAATCGCCATTATTGTTTCTATTATGGGGAATTTAGGTGATTTAGTGGAATCAAAATTTAAAAGACAAGCAAATGTAAAAGACAGCGGTACTATCATGCCAGGCCATGGTGGACTACTAGATAGGCTTGATAGCTTGTTTTTCCTTGCTCCCTTCGTATATTTGTATATACATTATATAATGTAATATTTTCCAGACTTTATGGCAGATGATTTAGACATCTTATTTGAAGAAGCCTATAAAAAAGCTTCTAGCACTAATGAAAAATTACCACCAGATGTAATGCTAAAACTTTATGCTTATTATAAGCAAGCAGTAAAAGGAGATCATTTTTCATTCAATGCAAATACGGATGCCAATCTTAGAAATGCATTCAAGTTTAATGCTTGGAGGCAACTCAAAGGAATGTCTGAAGATGAAGCTAAAAGAGAATATATAAACTTAGTTAACACAATTATAAAATAATCCTCATGAAAAAAATCGTATTTGCTTTAGCAGTATTGGTATCATCTAGTACTATCATTTCGTGCAAAAAAGAAGCTAAAAAAGAAACTCCAACACAAGAACAAGAAACTGTTGTAGAAAAGAAAGCTAGCTATGTTTTACAAGATGCAAACAATACAATTAACTGGACAGCTTACAAAACAACAGACAAAACTCCTGTAAAAGGACAATTTCAAAAGGTAAATATTACTGCTGGAGGTCAAGGAGAAAGCGTTAAAGAAGCCATTAATAATGTAGAGTTTTCTGTTCCTGTGAGCAGTATCTTTACTAAAGATACTAGTAGGGATTTTAAAATTAAGAAGTTTTTCTTTGCTGTTATGGATCAAACACAATTACTTTCTGGTAAATTAGTTTTAGAAAACGATTCAATTGGTTATGCTGATTTAACCATGAACGGTGTCACTAAAAAACTTCCTTTCAATTATACAATTTCAGAAAAAACTTTCAATATGAATAGTGTGATGAAAATTACAGATTGGAACGCTGAAAAAGCTTTAAGCTCTTTAAACGAAGCTTGTAAAGACTTACATAAAGGTGCTGATGGTGTTTCTAAAACTTGGGATGAAGTTGCCATTGATATCTCATCTACATTCGAATAAAAAGCCAATTATAAATTACAAAAAAGCCTTAGATTTTATTCTAAGGCTTTTCTTTTTATTCTAACATCCAATTCAACAAATCATCAACCTCAACAATTGACCAACTATGCGGATTTCGATCTCCATTAGAACGGTATCCCTTTTCCGATGTTTCTATAAGCGCTACGTTCATCCAACCTTCTCTTTGCAAGCGATAGTACAATTCTTGAATTGTATGTGCATTGGTATCTTTAAAATCTACTTTCCTTACATTTTTATACCAATCTAAATCTGGTTCTATATAAAACCTAGTTTTAATAGTTTTTAATTGAGACATATTCTTAATATTTCTTGTCTTACTAGTATAGGGAGCTACTTTCTGAATATTTTGTAAAACTGAATCTTTATGAAAAGATTCTTCAAAAAAACTAATAATCCATCTTGGTTCCGACAAACGTTCTTCGGATAAATCTTTACGTTCTACATCTTTAAGAGAACTTTCATACAATCCATATAAATCAATCGGAGAATCTATAATAAAACTACCTTGTAACGGTAATTCTTGTGTAACTAACAAATATTGTGACAAGGTGAGTGCGATATTTCCTCCTATAGACATTCCTCCTATAAAGACATTATCAGATTCTAATTTATGAACCTCTATTATAGCCATTATATCTGAAGCCAATTTTCTACAATCTTCTTTTTCAATCCATAATCTTCTTGAAAAATTCATCATTAACACTGATACTCCACGCTTAACTGCTTTATCTATAATAGCAAATTCATTCTTTATAGTCGTAGCATTACCTCCTGCTCCCGGAAACAAGATTAGCACCCCCTTTTCGTTTTGGGCTTTGATTAATTCATAATCTTCCTTCTTAATTACTTTAGCCTTTGTTTCTTCAAAGCTACTCTTGCAACCTATAATAAACACAACTCCTAATAAAACATATATAATTTTCTTCATAGGTTTTTATTTTTTAATGTACACTATTCATCATTTTCTTTATTGGTAATGAAAAAACTACCACAAGTATACCTATAAATGATGCAATAACGCCAAAACTCGCATATACGGATACATATGAATACAATTGCTGAAAAGCCTCTCCTTTGGTTAGTATCATCTCTTTGGACAATCCTGTAACCAATGAAGTAACTTTACCAAAGACTCCATCAGAGAAAACCCCTAATTCTCCATTAGAAACTGCTGTTAGCTTTGCTATTTTTCCTGCAAAAAAATGCCCATAAAAATTAGCGGAAAACCATACTCCCATGATAAAAGCAACATATTTTATTGGAGATAATTCGGTCATCTTAGACAATCCTATTGGCGACAAAAATAGTTCTCCAACTGTATAAACAAATGTTCCGAAAACTAAATAGAACATTGGTGTTCTGGCAAATGCATCTACTTGGTGCGCAGACAATCCAAAAATAACAAAACCTAACCCTAAAAAGAATACTCCTAACCCAAACTTTACTACCGAATTTGGGTTCTTTTTTATTTTACTTAAATAAGTCCATAATACAGAAAAAGGTATGGCAAGAAGAATTATAAACCCTGAATTAATACTATTTGTTTGAGCAGCATTCAATCCCACTAAGTTGACACTTCTATCTGCAAATAATGTTAACGAACTCCCTGCTTGCTCAAAAATTGCCGAAAACAAGGTATATAATACGGTAAAATATACTGCTACTAATAGCTGCTGCCTTTCAATCTTAGTTACTTTTTTCAAAATATAGGTCAAATACATAATTAGAAATGCAGAAACTATCCACACCAAGTAATGTTCGAACTGATGATATCTTACAATCACTGCAAAAACAGGAACAGATAAAAAAGCACAAAGCGTTACTAAATACCCTGATTTCATTCCAAACCTCCTTTTCTCAAAAACTTCTTGATTCGGAACGAGTCCGTACTCGTCAAAAACATTTGCATTTAATCCTCTTTTAAACACCAACAATCCTATTAGCATCCCTATTCCTGCCAATACAAAACCGTAATGCCAACCATATACTTCCGCCAACCATGCACATAGCAGCGGAGCAACTGCTCCTCCAATATTAACTCCCATATAAAAAATGGTAAACCCAGAGTCACGTCTATTATCATCCTCATTATACAATTTCCCAACAAATGAAGATATATTAGGTTTAAAAAAACCATTCCCTACAATTATTAAAGACAAAGAACTATAAAAAAACAATGGATGTTCAAACGTGAGAAAAAAATGACCTAAAGACATCAAAACACCTCCTAAAACAATTGCTTTCCTAAAACCTAAAATTTTATCAGCTAACATTCCTCCTATTAAAGGGGTAACATATACTAAAGACATGTAAGCTGCATAAATTCCAAATGACATTTCATCTGAAAATAGCAAATGCTTCGTCATATATAATACAAGTAATGCCCGCATTCCATAAAAAGAAAATCGTTCCCATAGCTCTGCGAAAAATAAATATAATAACCCTCTTGGATGTCCAAATACATCATTTGTTGACGCTTGTGTTTTCATATAAATAAAGTTTTAGCGAAACTATTTTTTGACTAAAACTTAAAAAAGACTTGTTGTAAATTGTTATAAAAAATAAGGTTTGTGAGTTTCTGTAACTCAAATAAAACAAGACGTTAATAAATATTTAACATTAAAACACTCTTAGTTAATAGTATTACTATTAAATTTGCAATAAGAATAATTATTTATGAAAAATCTACTTTCAAACTTAAAAATAGAAATTCCAACTGGAATTTACATTAAGGATCCTGAAACCTCTGATTTGGGAAAACGAATCATAGAAAACAGTATTATACTTATAGAAGAGGTAGGCTTTGAAAAGTTCAATTTCAAAAAATTAGGTCTAAAAATTGGCTCTAATGAAAGTTCTATTTACAGGTATTTTGAAAGTAAACACAAACTATTAATTTACTTAACTTCATGGTATTGGGGATGGATTCAGTATCAATTAGTCATTGAAACCTACAGCATTCAAGACCCTAAGGAGAAACTTAGTAAAGCTATTGAAGTTGTAACAAAAACAACCAAGCAGGATAGTAATTTCTCTCATATTAATGAAATTCTGTTGAACCGAATTGTTATTGATGAAAATTCAAAATCCTACTCCACTAAAGAGGTAGATACCGAAAATAAAGAAGGTTTTTTTAGACTGTATAAAGAAGTTGTTAGGCGCTTAGCTGATATTATCATTCAATACGCTTCAACTTACAAACATCCATTAACATTAGCCAGCACCATTATTGAAGGTGCACTTCATCAACAGTTTATTCGACAACACTTTAAAACACTAACAAATTGTGATGATAATATCACTCCAACATCATTTTTTATCGATTTAACACTAAACACTTTAGCTAATGAGCGAAAATAAAATTCTTACCCCTTGGAAACGTTTTGTTGGTTTATTAAATCTTGAGAAAAAAGATA
The sequence above is a segment of the Tenacibaculum sp. 190130A14a genome. Coding sequences within it:
- the pyrE gene encoding orotate phosphoribosyltransferase, with amino-acid sequence MDFNKDTAKKTAELLLQIKAIKLSPQTPFTWASGWKSPIYCDNRITLSYPPVRNFLKEEIAKLVEEKHGKPDVIAGVATGAIAIGILVAQELGVPFVYVRPEPKKHGRKNQIEGHIESGQNVVVIEDLISTGKSSLNAVQALKEADVNVKGMVAIFSYGFDLATENFKEKNVELTTLSNYEYLLEQALDSQYITSEELRMLEDWRVSPSTWKQNEEL
- a CDS encoding SRPBCC family protein yields the protein MNIEGNTITVQKSSKELFEFFSKLDNFEQLMPENTQKFEVDGDSFIFGLKGMPEIRLVMKEKTEFSNITLGAASSKLPFTLAADINEVSENESKVTLKFNGDFNPMMAMMVKKPLSKFIETLTENIEKI
- a CDS encoding biotin--[acetyl-CoA-carboxylase] ligase gives rise to the protein MKIIKLSAIDSTNSFLKEMAENSVIDNFTTVVAERQTKGRGQMNSKWVSEEGKNLTFSTFVRFESLLFEQHRYLSFAVALSVFEAVKSLGINRLTIKWPNDIMSGNKKIGGILIENSLSRNLIVSSIIGIGLNVNQDFFTEELPNATSIRNIIGQEISKEKVFQLILERLQSNIKLLNKKEEDILETRYLNNLYKKNIPSMFKTMEGKLFMGKIIGVSQEGKLQLELEDETLKEFDLKEVSFA
- the rsfS gene encoding ribosome silencing factor — protein: MTKKQATADELISVIIKGIDDVKGEDIQLLDLREIDNTVCDYFIVCSGNSNTQINAISGSVQKIVSKELKDKPWHVEGTANAEWVLMDYVNVVVHIFQKQVREYYDIESLWGDAKITQINPA
- the ftsH gene encoding ATP-dependent zinc metalloprotease FtsH; the protein is MSDKKKNTPKFSFNSFWIYIPIFVILLGLSFFNSGSLASRDISKNKFEEILKANDIKKIIVENNNVAKIFLKDEAEKKEEHKQLTESPFYRKGTPLYTYNFGDLQNFENQIDKEKEKLNLDFDKSNIEKTSLLENIFNFLPFILLIVIWLFFMRRMSGAGGSGGAGGQIFNIGKSKAKLFDQDTLVKTTFKNVAGLEGAKEEVQEIVDFLKSPEKYTKLGGKIPKGALLVGPPGTGKTLLAKAVAGEAGVPFFSLSGSDFVEMFVGVGASRVRDLFKQAQQKSPSIIFIDEIDAIGRARGKNSMTGGNDERENTLNQLLTEMDGFGTDTNVIVLAATNRADILDKALMRAGRFDRQIYVDLPDLHERREIFEVHIKPLKLADNVNIEFLAQQTPGFSGADIANMCNEAALIAARNNKEAIQHQDFLDAVDRIVGGLEKKNKVITPREKKVIAFHEAGHATVSWMLEHAAPLVKVTIVPRGQSLGAAWYLPEERKIVQTEQMLDEMCATMGGRAAEKLIFDKISTGALSDLEKVTKQARAMVTVYGLNDKVGNITYYDSAGNDSFVKPYSDSTAKTIDEEISKIIEGQYERAIEILKEHQDKLSELADILLEKEVIFKDDLVKIFGTRPFDQEKENEVVNPNTEE
- a CDS encoding LUD domain-containing protein, with the translated sequence MNFFKKLFKSYQDSSRDKEIKEQHVKLALDDSFVHHFINKGGKFLYCTSFNEVIANFKHILQENNWKKISCSDVDLLKIAKQVDVNTFEKNDTKIPYFTTCEHLIANKGDILFSSNQLGSNKLSSLTDHFIVYATTSQLVKNTGEGLTGIKTNYKGNIPTNISSITNYVKENVEEDNFLNYGNSNSKNLYLLLFEDL
- a CDS encoding phosphatidate cytidylyltransferase, encoding MATVIQKTYICCSLKIYNMRDLLTRSVSALIYAAVFITAIFFSKESYLAIIGIFSLISLWEFSKIIQSKNYISFIILAVLSTITVYVLDKEYPAILLAFSLFCLAILLYYLFSLKKIHYSNTQQKIFLKYIYIVLPFFYLAKLPFINSEYTPSIILYIILLIWTNDSFAYLVGKNFGKHKLFEKVSPKKTIEGFLGGLLFAILAGFIIAKNSIIFSVADWIIIAIIVSIMGNLGDLVESKFKRQANVKDSGTIMPGHGGLLDRLDSLFFLAPFVYLYIHYIM
- a CDS encoding acyl-CoA-binding protein is translated as MADDLDILFEEAYKKASSTNEKLPPDVMLKLYAYYKQAVKGDHFSFNANTDANLRNAFKFNAWRQLKGMSEDEAKREYINLVNTIIK
- a CDS encoding YceI family protein — translated: MKKIVFALAVLVSSSTIISCKKEAKKETPTQEQETVVEKKASYVLQDANNTINWTAYKTTDKTPVKGQFQKVNITAGGQGESVKEAINNVEFSVPVSSIFTKDTSRDFKIKKFFFAVMDQTQLLSGKLVLENDSIGYADLTMNGVTKKLPFNYTISEKTFNMNSVMKITDWNAEKALSSLNEACKDLHKGADGVSKTWDEVAIDISSTFE
- a CDS encoding peptide MFS transporter, whose protein sequence is MKTQASTNDVFGHPRGLLYLFFAELWERFSFYGMRALLVLYMTKHLLFSDEMSFGIYAAYMSLVYVTPLIGGMLADKILGFRKAIVLGGVLMSLGHFFLTFEHPLFFYSSLSLIIVGNGFFKPNISSFVGKLYNEDDNRRDSGFTIFYMGVNIGGAVAPLLCAWLAEVYGWHYGFVLAGIGMLIGLLVFKRGLNANVFDEYGLVPNQEVFEKRRFGMKSGYLVTLCAFLSVPVFAVIVRYHQFEHYLVWIVSAFLIMYLTYILKKVTKIERQQLLVAVYFTVLYTLFSAIFEQAGSSLTLFADRSVNLVGLNAAQTNSINSGFIILLAIPFSVLWTYLSKIKKNPNSVVKFGLGVFFLGLGFVIFGLSAHQVDAFARTPMFYLVFGTFVYTVGELFLSPIGLSKMTELSPIKYVAFIMGVWFSANFYGHFFAGKIAKLTAVSNGELGVFSDGVFGKVTSLVTGLSKEMILTKGEAFQQLYSYVSVYASFGVIASFIGILVVVFSLPIKKMMNSVH
- a CDS encoding TetR/AcrR family transcriptional regulator encodes the protein MKNLLSNLKIEIPTGIYIKDPETSDLGKRIIENSIILIEEVGFEKFNFKKLGLKIGSNESSIYRYFESKHKLLIYLTSWYWGWIQYQLVIETYSIQDPKEKLSKAIEVVTKTTKQDSNFSHINEILLNRIVIDENSKSYSTKEVDTENKEGFFRLYKEVVRRLADIIIQYASTYKHPLTLASTIIEGALHQQFIRQHFKTLTNCDDNITPTSFFIDLTLNTLANERK